The Streptococcus sp. 29896 genome includes a region encoding these proteins:
- a CDS encoding glycosyltransferase family 2 protein, whose product MTLLTIAIPSYNAQDYLHYCVHSLVIGGDAVEILVINDGSSDQTQAIAEDLAARYPNVRAIYQDNKGHGGAVNTGIREAKGRYFKVVDSDDWVDSRAYLKILEKLQVLEAEHTPVDAFISNFVYEKEGQSRKKSMSYQDVLPENRIFGWEDVGAFSKGQYMMMHSLIYRTDLLREVGLVLPEHTFYVDNIFVFTPLQAVQTMYYLPVDFYRYFIGRNDQSVNESVMIKRIDQQIKVNKILVDQLELDQLTNPDLRSYLLNHVEITTIISCALLNRGGTVEHMMKKQELWHYIRDNNPALFKIVRKGLLGQLTNLYGYPGRKISNAVYKIAKRIYGFN is encoded by the coding sequence ATGACCCTACTAACCATTGCTATTCCCAGCTACAACGCCCAAGATTACCTGCACTACTGCGTTCACTCGCTGGTCATCGGCGGGGATGCGGTCGAGATTTTGGTTATCAATGACGGATCGAGCGATCAGACCCAGGCCATTGCCGAGGATTTAGCGGCCCGCTACCCAAATGTGCGTGCCATTTATCAGGATAATAAGGGACATGGCGGAGCGGTCAACACAGGGATTCGTGAGGCCAAGGGACGTTATTTCAAGGTCGTGGATTCAGACGACTGGGTTGATAGCAGAGCCTATCTGAAGATTTTGGAAAAACTACAGGTCTTGGAAGCAGAACATACGCCTGTTGATGCCTTCATTTCCAACTTTGTCTATGAAAAAGAAGGCCAGTCACGGAAAAAATCCATGTCCTATCAGGATGTTCTACCAGAAAATCGCATTTTTGGCTGGGAGGATGTGGGTGCCTTCTCTAAGGGCCAGTACATGATGATGCATTCTCTTATTTACAGGACAGACTTACTACGAGAAGTGGGTCTGGTCCTGCCAGAGCATACCTTCTATGTGGATAACATTTTTGTCTTTACACCTTTACAGGCAGTTCAGACCATGTACTATCTGCCAGTGGATTTTTACCGCTACTTTATCGGACGAAATGACCAATCTGTCAACGAATCCGTCATGATCAAACGGATTGATCAGCAGATCAAAGTCAATAAAATCTTGGTGGACCAGTTGGAGCTGGACCAGTTGACCAATCCTGACTTGCGGAGCTATCTGCTCAATCATGTGGAGATTACCACCATTATCTCCTGTGCCCTGCTCAACCGTGGCGGAACAGTTGAGCATATGATGAAGAAGCAGGAACTCTGGCATTACATTCGGGACAATAATCCAGCCCTTTTCAAGATTGTTCGCAAAGGCTTGTTGGGGCAGTTGACCAATCTCTATGGCTATCCAGGTCGTAAGATCTCCAACGCCGTTTATAAGATTGCCAAACGGATTTATGGATTTAATTAA
- a CDS encoding flavocytochrome c, whose product MKKRYWLGLLLSFIGIVFLAACSQTQSDQSSAQSSTSTSSSSKEETVSGASEKVYTDPSELKDSYDVIVVGSGGAGMAAAISAKDAGADVVILEKMPVIGGNTAKSSAGMNASQTKFQEAEGIADSNDKFYEETLKGGGGTNDPELLRYLVDNSAAAIDWLDGLGITLSNITTTGGMSEKRTHRPADGSAVGGYLVNGLYYNLVEREVPIFVNAEVTDLQEEAGSVTGVEVEIAGESKTITAKSVVLATGGFGADLDMVAKLNPALEGYVTTNQEGSTGDGIALAEDKGAATVDMEQIQIHPTVEQETSYLITEAVRGEGAILVNAKGERFVNELETRDKVSAAINSLDPNYAYVIFDDALKDRVKAIAQYESKGLVKTAATVEELAKEIDLPATTLQATLDSWNQAVTDKNDPAFGRSSGMDHALNTGAYHAIKVAPGVHHTMGGVKINTNTQVLKADGQAIPGLYAAGEVTGGVHGKNRIGGNAVADIIVFGRQAGEQAATFAK is encoded by the coding sequence ATGAAAAAAAGATACTGGTTGGGCTTGCTTCTCAGCTTTATTGGAATTGTCTTTCTAGCTGCTTGTAGCCAGACTCAGTCCGATCAATCCAGTGCCCAGTCCTCAACTTCGACTTCTTCATCCAGTAAGGAAGAAACGGTTTCTGGTGCATCAGAAAAGGTTTATACAGATCCTTCGGAACTCAAGGATAGTTACGATGTCATTGTAGTGGGCTCTGGCGGTGCAGGTATGGCAGCGGCTATTTCAGCTAAGGATGCTGGTGCAGACGTTGTGATTTTGGAAAAAATGCCCGTTATCGGGGGCAATACAGCCAAATCCTCTGCAGGGATGAATGCTTCTCAGACCAAGTTCCAAGAAGCAGAAGGCATTGCGGATAGCAACGACAAATTCTACGAAGAAACCCTCAAAGGTGGCGGTGGAACAAATGACCCAGAATTGCTTCGCTACTTAGTGGACAATTCTGCCGCTGCTATTGATTGGCTAGATGGGCTTGGGATTACTCTCAGCAATATTACGACAACTGGAGGTATGAGCGAAAAACGGACCCACCGACCAGCAGATGGCTCAGCAGTTGGCGGCTACTTGGTGAACGGCCTCTACTACAATCTTGTTGAGAGAGAAGTACCGATTTTCGTCAATGCTGAAGTAACAGATCTACAAGAAGAAGCAGGTAGCGTGACAGGTGTTGAAGTGGAGATTGCTGGCGAAAGCAAAACTATCACAGCTAAGTCAGTTGTTTTGGCAACAGGTGGCTTCGGGGCAGACCTAGACATGGTTGCCAAACTCAATCCAGCCTTGGAAGGTTACGTGACGACTAACCAGGAAGGGTCAACTGGTGATGGTATTGCTCTTGCGGAGGACAAGGGGGCAGCAACCGTTGATATGGAACAAATCCAGATTCACCCAACTGTTGAGCAAGAAACTTCCTACCTGATTACAGAAGCCGTACGTGGCGAAGGGGCTATATTGGTCAATGCCAAAGGTGAGCGCTTCGTGAATGAACTAGAAACGCGAGATAAGGTTTCCGCGGCCATTAACTCCCTAGACCCCAACTATGCCTATGTCATTTTTGACGATGCCCTCAAGGATCGTGTGAAAGCCATCGCACAGTATGAAAGCAAAGGGCTGGTAAAAACAGCTGCGACCGTAGAAGAATTAGCTAAAGAAATCGATCTTCCAGCTACTACGCTACAAGCTACCTTGGATAGCTGGAATCAAGCTGTGACAGACAAGAATGACCCAGCATTTGGCCGAAGTTCTGGTATGGACCATGCCTTGAATACAGGAGCCTATCATGCCATCAAAGTCGCACCTGGTGTTCACCACACCATGGGAGGTGTGAAGATCAACACCAATACCCAAGTGTTAAAAGCAGACGGACAAGCAATTCCTGGTTTGTACGCTGCGGGTGAAGTCACAGGCGGTGTCCATGGTAAAAACCGAATTGGTGGCAATGCAGTTGCAGATATTATCGTATTCGGACGTCAGGCTGGAGAACAAGCGGCTACATTTGCGAAATAA